In the genome of Neochlamydia sp. AcF84, the window GATGGCTTCCTTATTGCTTCACCTGAATATAATAGCTCAATACCTGCGGTTTTGAAAAATGTCATCGATTGGACTTCTAGAAAAGCGGAGAAAAACGAGGCTTTCCTATCTTGTTTTTTTGAAAAGCCAGTTGCTCTTTTGAGTGCCTCGCCCGGACACCTTGGTGGTATGCGGGGACTTGTGCATGTACGTTCCATGTTTAGCAATATTTTTTGTTATATAATCCCTCAACAGAAATCCATCTCACAAGCACATACAGCATTTAATGAAGAAGGAAATTTAAAAAACACCCAAGATCAAGAGGATGTACTAAATGTAGGCAGAAAATTAGCACAATTCATTATCAAATTTAATGCAAAATAAGCTCTAAGGCAGCTCTTCTTGCTTATTAAAAACAACTTTAAAATTTTTAAATTAAGCTATCCCTAATCTTTCATAAAAATTTTTAAATCGTATAGCTGAAATTCCTAAAAGAGCATACATACCAAAAAGTCTCTTTATAAGCTAAATTTGAGAGCTTACTGATTTTATAATAATTTTTACATGACAAAAATCTATGGTCAAATTGAGAAAAATCAAAGCTTGTTTTGATTATATGCAGCATGGAAGATAAAAATTGTTACCATGGCAGGAATTGCATTATAAAGTTTTATGCTTCCTACAACTCAAGAAAAGCCTTTGAAACCTTATTGTTAAGTCGCTTTTTATCTTAAGTCGTTAATTCAAATGGCTTTTTTCTTAAAAATACTTAGGGCAAAAATTTCTCATTTCTCGCTTTTATTTGTCATATAAAGTGATCGTCATGCTAAAGCGAGATCTGTATGGTGTCAGAATATGAACTTTTAACATGTCTAAAATAAAAAAGCTTTCTAATTTTAAATATCCCCATAATGCTTTTTAAAGGTGCCCCAAAATAGCAAGAGGGTTTATTTGCTTTCAGGTTTTGTAGGCAGAAAGCAACTGTTTTTTCCTATCAAATGATAGAGTAGGCACCAACTTGCTAATGCTTCATAAAGGGTAAACAGTGCCATGACGCCTAAAAGCCAGCTTTTAAATTGAAAGGCTAATCCGCCCAATAGAAATGCTAAGGTAAATCTTATAATTCGATCAGCAGTGCCTATGTTCTTTTGCATAATTCCTTTTAAAACTTAAGCCAATGAATTTAGCTTGCACTTTAGAGGCTAACTTAGATCTTAAGGATCTCGATTCAATCCCTATCTTATACCCTCAATTTTATTGATAGCTATAGAAAGTTTCATCAGTAATAAAGTTTTATCTTCGCCAAGAAAAAATCTTATGAAGAGAAGGTAGCAAGATAAAAATATTTTATCTCTTTGATTGTTAATAAGATTTAAGCCTTCTAAAAAAAATTAAATGACATTTTCTTTATAAAAAAATAGAATTTTTTTAAGAAAAGATTGTACTTCAGGAAAAAAAACTAATTTTCTCTATTGAAAAATTTAATAACATAGGGTATGTTCACCAGTTGTTGAGACATCCTTAAAACAACGTAACCAAGGAACTCGTTATGAAAAAATTTGTTCTATTAACAATATTGTTTGCCGCGTTTCTCGTGCCGCAGTGCGTGAAAGCAGTAGACATGGAAGGCTTTTATGTAGGTGCAACTGGAGCAGCAAACTTTCTCCAAAATGCTAAAAAACATAGAGGCAAATTTGATACAGGCTATTTCGGCACTGTAGATCTGGGATACCGCTGGTGCAATCGCTTCCATTTAGAAGCTGAAGTTGCATACAGATATAACAAAGGTAAAAAACGCCACCATCATCACAATGGTGACCTAGTAACTAGCCATCGTCATCGTGGACACCGCGATACTTGGGCAGCAATGGTTAATGTCCTATACGATTTCGACATGCACTGGACTATGGCTCCTTATGTTGGTATTGGTATTGGTTATGCTCACATTAAAAATGAGCGTCATTATAACTATGCTGGTAATGCACACCATAGATACCATAAAAACGATAATCAGTTTGCATGGCAAGCAGTTGCTGGCGTTGCATACCCAATCTACTACAATGTGGATTTAGCTGTTGAATATCGTTTCTTTGATACGACAACTCGTCGTCATGAAAGAAGCAATTACAACCACGACGTTGGTGTAAACTTAAAATATTACTTCTAAGCTTAAACATCTTAGAGTATTGTTTCTTTAATGTGTCTTAGGTTTTAACCTAAGACACATTTTTTTTATTCCTTAATTAATTTTTATTTTGTTATAAACTAAAGTATGCTGGCAGATAATGTGCTCTCTTCACCTCCTAGAGAGGCATAAGAGAGCTATTCTTAATAAAATTTACATTTAAGCGGCCAACGGCAGTTGATCTACATCCTCTTTATTACAGGTAATCTTAGCTAATCTTTTTCTCTCTGCATTCGGCCAAAAAAAATGTCCTCTTTTCATATCAGTTGTTCATTCCTAAGCTCATTGGCGGATTGCTTCAAATTGCCCTTTAGATCCTATTATTCTATTTCTTTAGGAAAGACAAACTATCTCTTACCCTGTTAATACCAATCGCTCGTGATCTTAAGCTTTTTGCAGTGCACTTTGTTAACTCTAATTATTATACCCCACTTTTTTGGACTAGCATCCCCATCTTTTTCAAGAGTTTCTTTTTAAGATCCATCTGCTTATCAGATCTTTATTGAAGGTTCCTGCCTAATCGTTAATTTTCAATTCTTTACATCTAAAAATTTAAGGAAGATACTAGGATTCTTTTAAATTTAAATAGTTATTAATTACTTTGTTGTTTTTTTAGCTAGGAGGGTTAATGAATAATATATTTCCAAACTACAGCGTAGATCGAGAGCCTACGAGATATGGCGGAGATCGAGAAGATTATCAGCTTAAAAGCAAAGAGATAATTCGCGAAGGAATAAAAAAAAATCAAAATTTCTCCCAAAGAACTCATATCTGAAGCGTCTTACGCCAAAACTGTAGAGATAGTAGAAGGCTATCGGGCTTTTAAGACTACCTCTTGCCATGCAGGCCTTGAACAAAGATGGGTAGTCATCTTTAGCCAAGCGGCCTATCAAAGAGAATACCCTACTTTATCTAAACATGACTTAAGGGCAATGCAAAAGAAGCCAAAGCCTTTATTAAGCTCATGCAATAAAAGTTTTTATGTTCAAACGATGCTAAACGTCAATTAGATAAGCTTGTAAAAAAACTTAAATATATACAGATTATCGAACCTCCAATTATAACAACTCAAAAGTATACTACATCTGGTCGGCCCAAAGCTGAGCAAAAACCTTCTATCTCTAGCTATCGCCTATAAGGCATAGTAGCTTGCTCTTTGCTTAACAAGTTAGCCAATACCCCCTTGGTGATAAGGATACAAATTGCTTTGACTTGCTTTTTTAATTTTTTTATATTGCCTTTAATAAATAAAATGCTGAAAAGTCATCACTATCCAGGGAAATAAAATGCATCCTATCTCTTCTGTATCTATTGAAAGCTTGCCCAATGAATTGCTGCTTCCTATCTTAGAGGCTTGCGCAGGTCCTTCCTTATTTAGCGTCTGTAAAAGATGGCATCATCTGCTGGCTTCTGAAGTGATGCCTTCTCTTTATAAAAAAATAGCCCAGCTTCATTTTCCCAGGTGAGATGCCACTACCCCGCGAACTCTTATGTTAGCTAGAGTTTAT includes:
- a CDS encoding F-box-like domain-containing protein, translating into MHPISSVSIESLPNELLLPILEACAGPSLFSVCKRWHHLLASEVMPSLYKKIAQLHFPR
- a CDS encoding NAD(P)H-dependent oxidoreductase — encoded protein: MSKKPKILAFAGSLRKDSLNKKLIKIAATGAQQAEAEVTLIDLKDYPLPLYDQDIEDVQGLPENALKLKNLMVQHDGFLIASPEYNSSIPAVLKNVIDWTSRKAEKNEAFLSCFFEKPVALLSASPGHLGGMRGLVHVRSMFSNIFCYIIPQQKSISQAHTAFNEEGNLKNTQDQEDVLNVGRKLAQFIIKFNAK
- a CDS encoding DUF2892 domain-containing protein; its protein translation is MQKNIGTADRIIRFTLAFLLGGLAFQFKSWLLGVMALFTLYEALASWCLLYHLIGKNSCFLPTKPESK
- a CDS encoding outer membrane beta-barrel protein → MKKFVLLTILFAAFLVPQCVKAVDMEGFYVGATGAANFLQNAKKHRGKFDTGYFGTVDLGYRWCNRFHLEAEVAYRYNKGKKRHHHHNGDLVTSHRHRGHRDTWAAMVNVLYDFDMHWTMAPYVGIGIGYAHIKNERHYNYAGNAHHRYHKNDNQFAWQAVAGVAYPIYYNVDLAVEYRFFDTTTRRHERSNYNHDVGVNLKYYF